One Natator depressus isolate rNatDep1 chromosome 3, rNatDep2.hap1, whole genome shotgun sequence DNA segment encodes these proteins:
- the PTP4A1 gene encoding protein tyrosine phosphatase type IVA 1 has protein sequence MARMNRPAPVEITYKNMRFLITHNPTNATLNKFIEELKKYGVTTVVRVCEATYDTAPVEKEGIQVLDWPFDDGAPPSNQIVDDWLNLLKVKFREEPGCCIAVHCVAGLGRAPVLVALALIECGMKYEDAVQFIRQKRRGAFNSKQLLYLEKYRPKMRLRFKDSNGHRNNCCIQ, from the exons ATGGCACGAATGAACCGCCCAGCTCCTGTGGAAATCACCTACAAGAACATGAGATTTCTTATCACACACAATCCAACCAATGCAACCTTAAACAAATTTATAGAG GAACTTAAGAAGTACGGCGTTACCACGGTAGTAAGAGTATGTGAAGCCACGTATGACACTGCACCAGTGGAAAAAGAAGGCATTCAGGTTTTG GATTGGCCCTTTGATGATGGCGCTCCACCATCCAACCAGATTGTTGATGATTGGCTAAACCTCCTGAAAGTTAAATTCCGTGAAGAACCTGGTTGTTGTATTGCTGTACACTGTGTTGCTGGTCTTGGGAG AGCTCCAGTATTGGTTGCCCTTGCACTTATTGAATGTGGAATGAAGTATGAAGATGCAGTGCAGTTTATAAGGCA GAAGCGACGCGGAGCCTTTAATAGCAAGCAACTTCTGTATTTGGAGAAATATCGTCCCAAAATGCGCCTGCGTTTTAAAGACTCCAATGGTCACCGAAACAACTGTTGTATTCAGTAA